Proteins from a genomic interval of Heteronotia binoei isolate CCM8104 ecotype False Entrance Well chromosome 7, APGP_CSIRO_Hbin_v1, whole genome shotgun sequence:
- the OSGIN2 gene encoding oxidative stress-induced growth inhibitor 2 isoform X2, giving the protein MTVWCCRCSLASHFRNYCNPETEGQFLNSLVQYLGDNFGTNVKTMPLLEETTLPVDVPLTLPMVVIGNGPSGICLSYMLSGYRPYLSPEAVHPNPILHSKLKEASHLSLVDQELEYLSEGLEGRSSNPVAVLFDTLLHPDADFGFDYPSVLHWELEQQHYVPHMVLGKGPPGGAWHSMEGSMLTISFGDWMELPGYKFKDWASTKRRNIKCDRVLPEEIARYYKHYVKVMGLQKNFRDNIYITSVSRLYREQDHENESQVKEHVSTQHFQTQEQDGQNPTIKRNWEIRGYQRAADGSHVPFCLFAENVALATGTFDAPGRLQVEGEDFPFVLHSMSDFGAAVGKGILCGKTDPVLIIGGGLTAADAVLCAYNNNIPIIHVFRRKVTDPNLIFKQLPKKLYPEYQKVYHMMCTQSVTNVDSTLHSSYISFPEHRVLSFQSDMKCVLQSAAGLKKILKFSVALVLIGSHPNLCFLKDQGQGIGHNPNEPISCKGNPIEIDPYTYECTKEPNLFAIGPLVGDNFVRFLKGGALGIAQHLAKRQKQKHQLIVERGGDGVP; this is encoded by the exons ATGACGGTTTGGTGCTGCCGGTGCTCCTTGGCCAGTCACTTCAG AAACTACTGTAATCCTGAAACAGAAGGACAATTTTTGAATTCCTTAGTGCAGTATTTGGGTGACAACTTTGGGACAAATGTTAAAACAATGCCCCTACTAGAAGAAACTACTCTACCTGTGGATGTGCCACTGACTTTGCCAATGGTAGTAATAG gTAATGGGCCTTCAGGAATTTGTCTCTCTTACATGTTGTCTGGATACAGGCCTTATTTGTCTCCTGAAGCTGTACATCCCAATCCGATTTTGCATAGTAAACTAAAAGAAGCCAGTCATCTCTCTCTTGTAGATCAG GAATTAGAATACTTGTCTGAAGGCCTAGAAGGACGCTCTTCAAATCCTGTTGCAGTACTTTTTGACACACTGCTTCACCCAGAtgctgactttggctttgactacCCATCTGTTCTTCACTGGGAGCTAGAACAGCAGCATTACGTTCCTCATATGGTCCTTGGCAAAGGACCACCTGGTGGGGCTTGGCAT TCTATGGAAGGTTCTATGCTGACCATCAGTTTTGGAGATTGGATGGAATTACCTGGATACAAGTTTAAGGATTGGGCTTCTACTAAACGAAG AAATATAAAATGCGACAGAGTTCTGCCAGAAGAAATTGCTAGGTACTACAAGCACTACGTTAAAGTCATGGGCCTACAGAAAAACTTTAGAGACAACATTTACATTACATCTGTATCAAGGCTTTACCGAGAACAGGACCATGAAAATGAAAGCCAAGTAAAAGAACATGTTTCAACACAGCATTTTCAAACACAAGAGCAGGATGGACAGAACCCAACAATCAAGAGAAACTGGGAAATCCGAGGTTATCAGAGAGCAGCGGATGGCTCTCATGTGCCATTCTGTTTGTTTGCTGAGAATGTGGCTCTTGCCACTGGAACCTTTGATGCTCCTGGCCGCCTACAAGTTGAAGGAGAAGATTTCCCCTTTGTCCTCCATTCCATGTCTGATTTTGGAGCTGCTGTAGGCAAAGGAATACTATGTGGAAAAACGGACCCCGTCCTAATCATAGGTGGTGGACTCACAGCAGCTGATGCAGTTCTGTGCGCTTATAACAATAACATCCCTATAATTCATGTATTCCGCAGAAAGGTCACTGACCCAAATTTAATTTTCAAGCAGTTGCCTAAGAAGCTTTACCCAGAATACCAGAAGGTCTACCATATGATGTGCACTCAGTCAGTCACAAATGTGGACTCTACTTTGCATTCATCTTATATCAGTTTTCCTGAACATCGGGTACTTTCTTTTCAATCAGATATGAAATGTGTCCTTCAGAGTGCTGCTGGACTGAAGAAGATCTTAAAGTTCTCTGTAGCCTTAGTATTAATAGGTTCTCATCCTAACCTGTGCTTCTTAAAGGACCAAGGCCAGGGTATAGGTCATAATCCAAATGAACCAATTTCATGCAAGGGTAACCCTATTGAAATTGATCCCTACACGTATGAGTGCACAAAGGAACCCAATCTTTTTGCAATAGGGCCTCTGGTTGGAGATAATTTTGTACGTTTTTTAAAAGGAGGGGCACTGGGGATTGCACAACACTTGGCTAAAAGGCAGAAGCAGAAACATCAACTCATTGTTGAAAGAGGAGGTGACGGAGTGCCCTAA
- the OSGIN2 gene encoding oxidative stress-induced growth inhibitor 2 isoform X1, whose amino-acid sequence MTVWCCRCSLASHFRNYCNPETEGQFLNSLVQYLGDNFGTNVKTMPLLEETTLPVDVPLTLPMVVIGNGPSGICLSYMLSGYRPYLSPEAVHPNPILHSKLKEASHLSLVDQELEYLSEGLEGRSSNPVAVLFDTLLHPDADFGFDYPSVLHWELEQQHYVPHMVLGKGPPGGAWHVRKTLSMEGSMLTISFGDWMELPGYKFKDWASTKRRNIKCDRVLPEEIARYYKHYVKVMGLQKNFRDNIYITSVSRLYREQDHENESQVKEHVSTQHFQTQEQDGQNPTIKRNWEIRGYQRAADGSHVPFCLFAENVALATGTFDAPGRLQVEGEDFPFVLHSMSDFGAAVGKGILCGKTDPVLIIGGGLTAADAVLCAYNNNIPIIHVFRRKVTDPNLIFKQLPKKLYPEYQKVYHMMCTQSVTNVDSTLHSSYISFPEHRVLSFQSDMKCVLQSAAGLKKILKFSVALVLIGSHPNLCFLKDQGQGIGHNPNEPISCKGNPIEIDPYTYECTKEPNLFAIGPLVGDNFVRFLKGGALGIAQHLAKRQKQKHQLIVERGGDGVP is encoded by the exons ATGACGGTTTGGTGCTGCCGGTGCTCCTTGGCCAGTCACTTCAG AAACTACTGTAATCCTGAAACAGAAGGACAATTTTTGAATTCCTTAGTGCAGTATTTGGGTGACAACTTTGGGACAAATGTTAAAACAATGCCCCTACTAGAAGAAACTACTCTACCTGTGGATGTGCCACTGACTTTGCCAATGGTAGTAATAG gTAATGGGCCTTCAGGAATTTGTCTCTCTTACATGTTGTCTGGATACAGGCCTTATTTGTCTCCTGAAGCTGTACATCCCAATCCGATTTTGCATAGTAAACTAAAAGAAGCCAGTCATCTCTCTCTTGTAGATCAG GAATTAGAATACTTGTCTGAAGGCCTAGAAGGACGCTCTTCAAATCCTGTTGCAGTACTTTTTGACACACTGCTTCACCCAGAtgctgactttggctttgactacCCATCTGTTCTTCACTGGGAGCTAGAACAGCAGCATTACGTTCCTCATATGGTCCTTGGCAAAGGACCACCTGGTGGGGCTTGGCATGTGAGGAAAACTTTG TCTATGGAAGGTTCTATGCTGACCATCAGTTTTGGAGATTGGATGGAATTACCTGGATACAAGTTTAAGGATTGGGCTTCTACTAAACGAAG AAATATAAAATGCGACAGAGTTCTGCCAGAAGAAATTGCTAGGTACTACAAGCACTACGTTAAAGTCATGGGCCTACAGAAAAACTTTAGAGACAACATTTACATTACATCTGTATCAAGGCTTTACCGAGAACAGGACCATGAAAATGAAAGCCAAGTAAAAGAACATGTTTCAACACAGCATTTTCAAACACAAGAGCAGGATGGACAGAACCCAACAATCAAGAGAAACTGGGAAATCCGAGGTTATCAGAGAGCAGCGGATGGCTCTCATGTGCCATTCTGTTTGTTTGCTGAGAATGTGGCTCTTGCCACTGGAACCTTTGATGCTCCTGGCCGCCTACAAGTTGAAGGAGAAGATTTCCCCTTTGTCCTCCATTCCATGTCTGATTTTGGAGCTGCTGTAGGCAAAGGAATACTATGTGGAAAAACGGACCCCGTCCTAATCATAGGTGGTGGACTCACAGCAGCTGATGCAGTTCTGTGCGCTTATAACAATAACATCCCTATAATTCATGTATTCCGCAGAAAGGTCACTGACCCAAATTTAATTTTCAAGCAGTTGCCTAAGAAGCTTTACCCAGAATACCAGAAGGTCTACCATATGATGTGCACTCAGTCAGTCACAAATGTGGACTCTACTTTGCATTCATCTTATATCAGTTTTCCTGAACATCGGGTACTTTCTTTTCAATCAGATATGAAATGTGTCCTTCAGAGTGCTGCTGGACTGAAGAAGATCTTAAAGTTCTCTGTAGCCTTAGTATTAATAGGTTCTCATCCTAACCTGTGCTTCTTAAAGGACCAAGGCCAGGGTATAGGTCATAATCCAAATGAACCAATTTCATGCAAGGGTAACCCTATTGAAATTGATCCCTACACGTATGAGTGCACAAAGGAACCCAATCTTTTTGCAATAGGGCCTCTGGTTGGAGATAATTTTGTACGTTTTTTAAAAGGAGGGGCACTGGGGATTGCACAACACTTGGCTAAAAGGCAGAAGCAGAAACATCAACTCATTGTTGAAAGAGGAGGTGACGGAGTGCCCTAA
- the OSGIN2 gene encoding oxidative stress-induced growth inhibitor 2 isoform X4 yields the protein MPLLEETTLPVDVPLTLPMVVIGNGPSGICLSYMLSGYRPYLSPEAVHPNPILHSKLKEASHLSLVDQELEYLSEGLEGRSSNPVAVLFDTLLHPDADFGFDYPSVLHWELEQQHYVPHMVLGKGPPGGAWHSMEGSMLTISFGDWMELPGYKFKDWASTKRRNIKCDRVLPEEIARYYKHYVKVMGLQKNFRDNIYITSVSRLYREQDHENESQVKEHVSTQHFQTQEQDGQNPTIKRNWEIRGYQRAADGSHVPFCLFAENVALATGTFDAPGRLQVEGEDFPFVLHSMSDFGAAVGKGILCGKTDPVLIIGGGLTAADAVLCAYNNNIPIIHVFRRKVTDPNLIFKQLPKKLYPEYQKVYHMMCTQSVTNVDSTLHSSYISFPEHRVLSFQSDMKCVLQSAAGLKKILKFSVALVLIGSHPNLCFLKDQGQGIGHNPNEPISCKGNPIEIDPYTYECTKEPNLFAIGPLVGDNFVRFLKGGALGIAQHLAKRQKQKHQLIVERGGDGVP from the exons ATGCCCCTACTAGAAGAAACTACTCTACCTGTGGATGTGCCACTGACTTTGCCAATGGTAGTAATAG gTAATGGGCCTTCAGGAATTTGTCTCTCTTACATGTTGTCTGGATACAGGCCTTATTTGTCTCCTGAAGCTGTACATCCCAATCCGATTTTGCATAGTAAACTAAAAGAAGCCAGTCATCTCTCTCTTGTAGATCAG GAATTAGAATACTTGTCTGAAGGCCTAGAAGGACGCTCTTCAAATCCTGTTGCAGTACTTTTTGACACACTGCTTCACCCAGAtgctgactttggctttgactacCCATCTGTTCTTCACTGGGAGCTAGAACAGCAGCATTACGTTCCTCATATGGTCCTTGGCAAAGGACCACCTGGTGGGGCTTGGCAT TCTATGGAAGGTTCTATGCTGACCATCAGTTTTGGAGATTGGATGGAATTACCTGGATACAAGTTTAAGGATTGGGCTTCTACTAAACGAAG AAATATAAAATGCGACAGAGTTCTGCCAGAAGAAATTGCTAGGTACTACAAGCACTACGTTAAAGTCATGGGCCTACAGAAAAACTTTAGAGACAACATTTACATTACATCTGTATCAAGGCTTTACCGAGAACAGGACCATGAAAATGAAAGCCAAGTAAAAGAACATGTTTCAACACAGCATTTTCAAACACAAGAGCAGGATGGACAGAACCCAACAATCAAGAGAAACTGGGAAATCCGAGGTTATCAGAGAGCAGCGGATGGCTCTCATGTGCCATTCTGTTTGTTTGCTGAGAATGTGGCTCTTGCCACTGGAACCTTTGATGCTCCTGGCCGCCTACAAGTTGAAGGAGAAGATTTCCCCTTTGTCCTCCATTCCATGTCTGATTTTGGAGCTGCTGTAGGCAAAGGAATACTATGTGGAAAAACGGACCCCGTCCTAATCATAGGTGGTGGACTCACAGCAGCTGATGCAGTTCTGTGCGCTTATAACAATAACATCCCTATAATTCATGTATTCCGCAGAAAGGTCACTGACCCAAATTTAATTTTCAAGCAGTTGCCTAAGAAGCTTTACCCAGAATACCAGAAGGTCTACCATATGATGTGCACTCAGTCAGTCACAAATGTGGACTCTACTTTGCATTCATCTTATATCAGTTTTCCTGAACATCGGGTACTTTCTTTTCAATCAGATATGAAATGTGTCCTTCAGAGTGCTGCTGGACTGAAGAAGATCTTAAAGTTCTCTGTAGCCTTAGTATTAATAGGTTCTCATCCTAACCTGTGCTTCTTAAAGGACCAAGGCCAGGGTATAGGTCATAATCCAAATGAACCAATTTCATGCAAGGGTAACCCTATTGAAATTGATCCCTACACGTATGAGTGCACAAAGGAACCCAATCTTTTTGCAATAGGGCCTCTGGTTGGAGATAATTTTGTACGTTTTTTAAAAGGAGGGGCACTGGGGATTGCACAACACTTGGCTAAAAGGCAGAAGCAGAAACATCAACTCATTGTTGAAAGAGGAGGTGACGGAGTGCCCTAA
- the OSGIN2 gene encoding oxidative stress-induced growth inhibitor 2 isoform X3: protein MPLLEETTLPVDVPLTLPMVVIGNGPSGICLSYMLSGYRPYLSPEAVHPNPILHSKLKEASHLSLVDQELEYLSEGLEGRSSNPVAVLFDTLLHPDADFGFDYPSVLHWELEQQHYVPHMVLGKGPPGGAWHVRKTLSMEGSMLTISFGDWMELPGYKFKDWASTKRRNIKCDRVLPEEIARYYKHYVKVMGLQKNFRDNIYITSVSRLYREQDHENESQVKEHVSTQHFQTQEQDGQNPTIKRNWEIRGYQRAADGSHVPFCLFAENVALATGTFDAPGRLQVEGEDFPFVLHSMSDFGAAVGKGILCGKTDPVLIIGGGLTAADAVLCAYNNNIPIIHVFRRKVTDPNLIFKQLPKKLYPEYQKVYHMMCTQSVTNVDSTLHSSYISFPEHRVLSFQSDMKCVLQSAAGLKKILKFSVALVLIGSHPNLCFLKDQGQGIGHNPNEPISCKGNPIEIDPYTYECTKEPNLFAIGPLVGDNFVRFLKGGALGIAQHLAKRQKQKHQLIVERGGDGVP, encoded by the exons ATGCCCCTACTAGAAGAAACTACTCTACCTGTGGATGTGCCACTGACTTTGCCAATGGTAGTAATAG gTAATGGGCCTTCAGGAATTTGTCTCTCTTACATGTTGTCTGGATACAGGCCTTATTTGTCTCCTGAAGCTGTACATCCCAATCCGATTTTGCATAGTAAACTAAAAGAAGCCAGTCATCTCTCTCTTGTAGATCAG GAATTAGAATACTTGTCTGAAGGCCTAGAAGGACGCTCTTCAAATCCTGTTGCAGTACTTTTTGACACACTGCTTCACCCAGAtgctgactttggctttgactacCCATCTGTTCTTCACTGGGAGCTAGAACAGCAGCATTACGTTCCTCATATGGTCCTTGGCAAAGGACCACCTGGTGGGGCTTGGCATGTGAGGAAAACTTTG TCTATGGAAGGTTCTATGCTGACCATCAGTTTTGGAGATTGGATGGAATTACCTGGATACAAGTTTAAGGATTGGGCTTCTACTAAACGAAG AAATATAAAATGCGACAGAGTTCTGCCAGAAGAAATTGCTAGGTACTACAAGCACTACGTTAAAGTCATGGGCCTACAGAAAAACTTTAGAGACAACATTTACATTACATCTGTATCAAGGCTTTACCGAGAACAGGACCATGAAAATGAAAGCCAAGTAAAAGAACATGTTTCAACACAGCATTTTCAAACACAAGAGCAGGATGGACAGAACCCAACAATCAAGAGAAACTGGGAAATCCGAGGTTATCAGAGAGCAGCGGATGGCTCTCATGTGCCATTCTGTTTGTTTGCTGAGAATGTGGCTCTTGCCACTGGAACCTTTGATGCTCCTGGCCGCCTACAAGTTGAAGGAGAAGATTTCCCCTTTGTCCTCCATTCCATGTCTGATTTTGGAGCTGCTGTAGGCAAAGGAATACTATGTGGAAAAACGGACCCCGTCCTAATCATAGGTGGTGGACTCACAGCAGCTGATGCAGTTCTGTGCGCTTATAACAATAACATCCCTATAATTCATGTATTCCGCAGAAAGGTCACTGACCCAAATTTAATTTTCAAGCAGTTGCCTAAGAAGCTTTACCCAGAATACCAGAAGGTCTACCATATGATGTGCACTCAGTCAGTCACAAATGTGGACTCTACTTTGCATTCATCTTATATCAGTTTTCCTGAACATCGGGTACTTTCTTTTCAATCAGATATGAAATGTGTCCTTCAGAGTGCTGCTGGACTGAAGAAGATCTTAAAGTTCTCTGTAGCCTTAGTATTAATAGGTTCTCATCCTAACCTGTGCTTCTTAAAGGACCAAGGCCAGGGTATAGGTCATAATCCAAATGAACCAATTTCATGCAAGGGTAACCCTATTGAAATTGATCCCTACACGTATGAGTGCACAAAGGAACCCAATCTTTTTGCAATAGGGCCTCTGGTTGGAGATAATTTTGTACGTTTTTTAAAAGGAGGGGCACTGGGGATTGCACAACACTTGGCTAAAAGGCAGAAGCAGAAACATCAACTCATTGTTGAAAGAGGAGGTGACGGAGTGCCCTAA